A window of Candidatus Hydrogenedentota bacterium contains these coding sequences:
- a CDS encoding undecaprenyl/decaprenyl-phosphate alpha-N-acetylglucosaminyl 1-phosphate transferase, whose amino-acid sequence MATQSLLIAAGSLFGGCFAATVLLVPLVRRFARRVGAVDQGGYRKVFEGAMPLLGGLAIALPLVTLGIFCAIGGYLVFLNWGYLLRHYPAHFDAIYGLATYSRRECFVLAAGALGILALGLVDDTRGMRARYKLAGQLAVALFVTCFGFAVSSVSLPLLGTINLGLPLGILLTAFWIVGLINAFNLIDGIDGLASGIAFVGALSLVALSLIQGNAFITLAGAALAGGVLAFLLFNFPPARMFLGDTGSMFLGYALATMSLVGAQKSPAAIILVAPVLALSFPIFETLVSIIRRYLRGVPIFMGDNHHTHHRLLSKGYSQPRVVLTLCGVAVCLAASAVLAALAREGSPAQFLSYALFCGSLAYIAWLAGYLRPTTFRRIADRRRRNRLLHAFSAYATLCLNGNGSTARTGLLLALCRQELGLHHLDLRLASGAVLLASPTHDNGTPAATPTERLRVKSADGQDLFIHFDFIEIPDEHRRNDANACLAAIFDQIRLDRLPNSPALPAATPDPVPPVMKDSDIPV is encoded by the coding sequence TTGGCTACACAATCATTGTTAATCGCCGCGGGATCGCTCTTCGGGGGGTGCTTCGCCGCCACGGTGCTGCTCGTCCCCCTCGTCCGCCGCTTCGCCCGCCGGGTCGGCGCCGTTGACCAGGGCGGCTACCGCAAGGTCTTCGAGGGCGCGATGCCCCTCCTGGGCGGCCTCGCGATCGCGCTCCCGCTGGTTACGCTCGGTATCTTTTGCGCGATCGGCGGCTACCTGGTCTTCCTCAACTGGGGCTACCTGCTCCGGCACTACCCGGCGCACTTCGACGCGATCTATGGCCTGGCCACCTACAGCCGCCGCGAGTGCTTTGTGCTCGCCGCGGGCGCCCTGGGCATCCTCGCGCTCGGGCTCGTGGACGATACCCGGGGGATGCGCGCGCGCTACAAGCTCGCCGGCCAGCTCGCCGTCGCCCTGTTTGTAACGTGCTTCGGTTTCGCCGTCTCCTCCGTCTCCCTGCCGCTACTCGGCACGATCAACCTCGGCCTGCCCCTCGGCATTCTCCTGACCGCCTTCTGGATCGTCGGCCTCATAAACGCCTTCAACCTCATCGACGGCATCGACGGCCTCGCCTCCGGCATCGCATTCGTCGGCGCGCTGTCCCTCGTCGCGCTCAGCCTGATCCAGGGCAACGCCTTCATCACCCTCGCGGGCGCCGCGCTCGCCGGGGGCGTGTTGGCCTTCCTCCTTTTCAATTTCCCGCCCGCCCGCATGTTTCTCGGCGACACCGGAAGCATGTTCCTCGGCTACGCCCTCGCCACGATGTCCCTCGTCGGCGCGCAGAAGTCGCCCGCCGCCATCATCCTCGTGGCCCCCGTGCTGGCCCTCAGCTTCCCCATCTTCGAGACCCTCGTCTCCATCATCCGCCGCTACCTCCGCGGCGTCCCCATCTTCATGGGCGACAACCACCACACCCACCACCGCCTCCTCAGCAAGGGCTATTCGCAGCCCCGCGTCGTCCTTACGTTGTGCGGCGTCGCCGTATGCCTGGCGGCCTCCGCGGTGCTCGCCGCCCTCGCGCGGGAAGGCTCCCCGGCCCAGTTCCTGTCCTACGCCCTCTTCTGCGGCTCCCTCGCCTACATCGCCTGGCTCGCCGGCTACCTCCGCCCCACCACTTTCCGCCGCATTGCCGATCGCCGGCGGCGCAACCGCCTCCTGCACGCATTCAGCGCCTACGCCACTCTCTGCCTCAACGGAAACGGGAGCACCGCCCGCACCGGCCTGCTGCTCGCCCTGTGCCGGCAGGAACTCGGCCTGCACCACCTCGACCTGCGCCTGGCCTCCGGGGCCGTGTTGCTGGCATCCCCCACCCACGACAACGGCACCCCCGCCGCAACCCCCACCGAGCGGCTCCGCGTCAAATCCGCCGACGGGCAGGATCTGTTCATCCACTTCGACTTCATCGAAATCCCCGACGAACACCGCCGAAACGACGCCAACGCCTGCCTCGCCGCGATCTTCGACCAGATCCGCCTCGATCGCCTGCCCAACTCGCCCGCACTCCCCGCCGCCACCCCGGACCCCGTCCCGCCCGTCATGAAGGACTCCGACATACCCGTCTGA
- a CDS encoding UDP-N-acetylglucosamine 1-carboxyvinyltransferase — protein MSNNVYILSKSQLGGAVTISGAKNSVLKLLTASILTGKPVTIQNYPTAMLDVEIHQEMLEVLGKRCTVNGDTLHIEEITSPPSALDWEKRSIRNTLLILGALTARTGAGRVPLPGGCQLGDRKFDLHVEVLEALGARVTENEGWLEASAPDGLTGADIHLRLRSTGATENAILCGTLAKGVTRVWNPHIRPEILDLIAMLRAMGATIEVFGQEHIAITGREVLQGALHRAIPDNMEAITWLIGAAITGGEVEIRNFPWEHLEVPLIFLRDSGARVFRSDDCALVRGSRCYPVEISTGPYPGINSDMQPLFAAFGACARGESRITDLRFVGRYGYAEEFRKMGVQTDASDNILKIAGGAPLHGAEVTALDLRAGAALSLLGMAASGQTRILDAWQIERGYNDFVRKLKALGGQIAVEEGDS, from the coding sequence ATGTCGAACAACGTCTACATCCTCAGCAAGTCGCAACTCGGCGGCGCGGTCACGATCAGCGGCGCCAAGAACAGCGTCCTCAAGCTGCTGACCGCCTCCATCCTCACGGGCAAACCCGTCACCATCCAGAATTACCCGACGGCGATGCTCGATGTGGAAATTCATCAGGAGATGCTGGAAGTCCTGGGCAAGCGCTGCACCGTGAACGGCGATACGCTGCACATTGAGGAAATCACCAGCCCGCCCTCGGCCCTGGACTGGGAAAAGCGCTCCATCCGGAACACGCTCCTGATCCTCGGCGCGCTGACGGCCCGCACCGGCGCCGGGCGCGTGCCCCTTCCCGGGGGATGCCAGCTGGGCGATCGCAAGTTCGACCTCCACGTCGAGGTGCTGGAGGCGCTGGGCGCGCGCGTCACCGAGAACGAGGGCTGGCTCGAAGCCTCGGCGCCCGATGGGCTGACCGGCGCGGATATCCACCTGCGCCTGCGATCCACCGGCGCGACGGAAAACGCCATCCTCTGCGGCACGCTGGCCAAAGGCGTCACCCGCGTCTGGAATCCGCACATCCGCCCGGAGATCCTGGACCTGATCGCCATGCTTCGCGCCATGGGCGCGACGATCGAGGTCTTCGGGCAGGAGCACATCGCCATTACCGGGCGCGAGGTGCTTCAGGGCGCGCTGCACCGGGCCATCCCCGACAACATGGAGGCGATCACCTGGCTCATCGGAGCGGCGATCACCGGCGGCGAGGTGGAAATCCGGAATTTCCCCTGGGAGCACCTGGAAGTGCCCCTGATCTTCCTGCGGGACAGCGGCGCGCGCGTCTTCCGGAGCGATGATTGCGCGCTCGTGCGCGGCAGCCGGTGCTACCCGGTCGAAATCAGCACCGGGCCCTACCCCGGCATCAACTCCGACATGCAGCCGCTCTTCGCGGCCTTCGGCGCCTGCGCGCGGGGGGAAAGCCGCATTACGGACCTCCGTTTCGTCGGCCGCTACGGCTATGCGGAAGAATTTCGCAAGATGGGCGTCCAGACCGACGCATCCGACAACATTTTGAAGATCGCGGGCGGCGCGCCGCTGCACGGGGCGGAAGTCACCGCGCTGGATCTGCGCGCCGGCGCGGCCCTGAGCCTGCTCGGCATGGCGGCGTCCGGCCAGACGCGCATCCTCGACGCCTGGCAGATCGAGCGCGGCTACAACGACTTTGTCCGCAAGCTGAAGGCGTTGGGCGGGCAGATCGCCGTCGAGGAAGGCGATTCGTGA
- a CDS encoding SUMF1/EgtB/PvdO family nonheme iron enzyme — MARVKCPHCFHVNPDRQESCEKCGARLPRISIEAPEPARAPAQVPGRSQLQFHRGQVVAGRYTVLNLIGQGGMGSIYKVHDNTLGEDVALKTLLPQFLQDKVVLERFYNEAKIARRLAHPNIVRVHDIGEDGKILYISMEYLQGMSLREILDNLPPGERLPIAQTMRIFDQLCAALEYAHQFTVHRDIKPENVMLGQDGGVRLMDFGISKLMANTRLTNASIVMGTPFYMSPEQIRNSRDVDARADIYSVGVMLYEILTGSVPTGVPKPASQITKDVPPALDKIVARCVEPDPKDRYQNAAELRQALQPITQQIRSGINTSKTRLTRRIGAGEYSPRKILAGIAVAAILMGGLWGLGQAEQHRRAVLAEAAAQGGEAAGGAEAAATAEPSFAHYRAIMKTLQPLARERADRPGLNGAVAEGDRHWAAAEAATDEPRAIASARRALQCYLAPLVIRDGMVFVPPGPVSVGGATAELPGFLIDETEVTVANYARFAEAEANWSVPAELAGRANHPITLVSGFDAMAYAAWRGAELPTEAQWARAAYGDREPPDYPWEGEPDPELVVARFDGGAGVYTPGSVRSREADRSYFGCFDMAGNASEWTRTCEPPLASGEQPDYQSYLVTRGGNANEAPRPWTTRFPFPLMRSDPNLGFRCVVPVPDDPGAALSLLQPGA, encoded by the coding sequence ATGGCCAGAGTCAAGTGTCCCCATTGCTTCCACGTGAACCCGGACCGGCAGGAGAGCTGCGAGAAATGCGGCGCGCGCCTGCCGCGGATCAGCATTGAGGCTCCGGAGCCGGCGCGGGCCCCGGCGCAGGTTCCGGGGCGGAGCCAGCTCCAGTTTCACCGGGGGCAGGTGGTCGCGGGGCGCTACACGGTGCTGAACCTGATCGGTCAGGGCGGAATGGGGAGCATTTACAAGGTTCACGACAACACGCTGGGGGAAGATGTGGCGCTGAAGACGCTGCTGCCGCAGTTTCTTCAGGACAAGGTGGTGCTGGAGCGCTTCTACAACGAGGCGAAGATCGCGCGGCGTCTTGCGCACCCGAATATAGTGCGGGTGCACGATATCGGGGAAGACGGGAAGATCCTCTATATTTCGATGGAGTACCTCCAGGGCATGTCGCTGCGCGAGATCCTGGACAACCTGCCGCCGGGCGAGCGGCTGCCGATCGCGCAGACGATGCGCATATTCGATCAGCTTTGCGCCGCCCTGGAGTACGCGCACCAGTTTACGGTCCACCGGGACATCAAGCCGGAGAACGTGATGCTGGGGCAGGATGGCGGGGTGCGGCTGATGGACTTTGGCATTTCCAAACTGATGGCGAATACCCGGCTGACGAACGCCTCCATTGTGATGGGCACGCCGTTTTACATGTCGCCGGAGCAGATCCGGAACAGCCGCGATGTGGACGCGCGCGCGGATATTTACAGCGTGGGCGTGATGCTGTACGAGATCCTTACCGGCAGCGTGCCGACGGGCGTGCCGAAGCCGGCCTCGCAGATTACGAAGGACGTGCCGCCGGCGCTGGACAAGATCGTGGCGCGGTGCGTGGAGCCGGACCCGAAGGACCGGTACCAGAACGCGGCCGAACTGCGGCAGGCGCTCCAGCCGATCACGCAGCAGATCCGCTCGGGCATTAACACTTCCAAGACCCGGCTGACGCGGCGCATCGGCGCGGGCGAGTATTCTCCGCGGAAGATTCTTGCGGGTATTGCGGTCGCCGCGATCCTGATGGGCGGGCTCTGGGGCCTGGGCCAGGCGGAGCAGCACCGGCGCGCGGTGCTTGCGGAGGCCGCGGCCCAGGGCGGAGAGGCGGCGGGGGGCGCGGAGGCGGCGGCAACCGCCGAGCCGTCGTTTGCGCACTACCGGGCCATCATGAAGACGCTACAGCCCCTGGCGCGCGAGCGCGCCGACCGCCCCGGCCTCAACGGCGCGGTGGCGGAGGGGGATCGCCACTGGGCGGCGGCCGAGGCGGCGACGGACGAGCCGCGCGCCATCGCATCGGCCCGCCGGGCGCTCCAGTGTTACCTGGCTCCGCTGGTGATCCGCGACGGGATGGTGTTCGTCCCGCCGGGCCCCGTTTCCGTTGGCGGGGCGACGGCGGAGCTGCCGGGCTTCCTCATCGACGAGACGGAGGTGACGGTGGCCAACTATGCGCGGTTCGCCGAGGCCGAGGCGAACTGGAGCGTGCCCGCGGAGCTGGCGGGGCGGGCGAACCACCCGATTACGCTGGTGAGCGGCTTCGACGCCATGGCGTATGCGGCCTGGCGCGGCGCCGAGCTCCCGACGGAGGCCCAGTGGGCGCGGGCGGCCTACGGCGATCGGGAGCCGCCGGACTACCCCTGGGAGGGCGAGCCGGATCCGGAGCTCGTGGTGGCGCGCTTTGACGGCGGGGCGGGCGTGTACACGCCGGGGTCCGTGCGATCGCGCGAGGCCGACCGCTCGTATTTCGGGTGCTTCGACATGGCGGGGAACGCGTCGGAGTGGACGCGCACCTGCGAGCCCCCCCTGGCCTCCGGGGAGCAACCGGACTACCAGAGCTATCTGGTGACGCGCGGGGGGAATGCGAACGAAGCGCCGCGCCCGTGGACGACGCGCTTTCCGTTTCCGCTGATGCGATCAGACCCCAATCTGGGCTTTCGTTGCGTGGTTCCGGTGCCGGACGATCCCGGGGCGGCGCTTTCGTTGCTTCAGCCGGGGGCCTGA
- a CDS encoding nucleotide sugar dehydrogenase, protein MANELLNRISDKSVTVGIIGLGYVGLPLIQALVTKGYRALGFDIDPKKVESLQAGKSYIKHIPDAWLQDWIASGLFSATADMARLGEADAVLICVPTPLKKDRDPDLSYVESTCESIARALRPGQLVVLESTTYPGTTRDIMLPILETSGLKAGTDFYLAYSPEREDPGNPNFQANSIPKVVGGYDAQSLEAAVALYRQVIVQVVPVSSCEVAEAAKILENTYRSVNIAMVNELKVILTRLGVDVWEVIDAAKTKPFGFQAFYPGPGLGGHCIPIDPFYLSYVARTAGVNTRFIELAGEINTSMPEYVVNIVANALNEKSKPIRGSKICLLGAAYKKDVDDPRESPSFEIMERLIEKGADLTYSDPHIPAIPKTRSWPSLPALESQELTPAFLKSLDCAIIVTDHSAFDYAAILEHAPLIVDTRNALGGLPDPDGKVCKA, encoded by the coding sequence ATGGCAAACGAGTTGTTAAACAGGATTTCGGACAAGTCGGTGACGGTCGGGATTATCGGTCTCGGCTACGTGGGCCTGCCCCTGATCCAGGCCTTGGTCACCAAGGGCTACCGCGCCCTCGGATTCGACATCGACCCGAAGAAGGTCGAGTCACTCCAGGCGGGCAAGAGCTATATCAAGCACATCCCGGACGCGTGGCTCCAGGACTGGATCGCCAGCGGCCTGTTCTCGGCCACGGCCGACATGGCTCGGCTCGGCGAAGCGGACGCGGTACTCATCTGCGTGCCCACGCCGCTGAAGAAGGACCGCGACCCGGATCTTTCGTACGTCGAATCGACCTGCGAATCGATCGCCAGGGCGCTTCGCCCCGGTCAGCTGGTGGTCCTGGAAAGCACGACCTACCCGGGCACGACGCGCGACATCATGCTGCCCATTCTGGAGACGAGCGGCCTGAAGGCGGGGACCGATTTCTACCTGGCCTACAGCCCCGAGCGCGAAGATCCCGGCAATCCGAACTTCCAGGCGAACAGCATCCCGAAGGTCGTCGGCGGCTACGACGCGCAGTCGCTCGAAGCCGCGGTGGCGCTCTACCGCCAGGTGATCGTGCAGGTGGTGCCGGTTTCCTCCTGCGAAGTGGCCGAGGCCGCAAAGATCCTCGAAAACACGTACCGCTCGGTCAATATCGCCATGGTCAACGAGCTCAAGGTGATCCTGACGCGGCTCGGGGTTGACGTGTGGGAAGTTATCGACGCGGCGAAGACGAAGCCCTTCGGCTTTCAGGCTTTTTACCCCGGGCCGGGCCTGGGCGGCCATTGCATCCCGATCGACCCGTTCTACCTGAGCTACGTGGCGCGGACAGCGGGCGTGAACACGCGCTTCATCGAGCTGGCCGGCGAGATCAACACGAGCATGCCGGAATATGTGGTCAACATCGTGGCCAACGCGCTCAATGAAAAGAGCAAGCCGATCCGGGGCAGCAAGATCTGCCTGCTCGGCGCCGCCTACAAGAAAGACGTGGACGATCCCCGGGAAAGCCCTTCCTTCGAGATCATGGAGCGCCTGATAGAAAAGGGCGCGGACCTTACCTACAGCGATCCGCACATCCCGGCCATCCCGAAGACGCGGAGCTGGCCGTCGCTGCCCGCGCTGGAGAGCCAGGAGCTGACACCCGCGTTCCTGAAGTCGCTGGACTGCGCCATCATCGTCACGGATCACAGCGCGTTTGACTACGCCGCGATCCTGGAGCACGCCCCGCTCATTGTGGACACGCGCAACGCGCTGGGCGGATTGCCCGATCCGGACGGGAAGGTCTGCAAGGCTTGA
- a CDS encoding NAD-dependent epimerase produces MKIMVTGAAGFIGFHTSKRLLERGDTVVGVDNMNDYYDVSLKEARLEQLRAYPAFSFERVDLADRDGMAALFSGQKPQRVINLAAQAGVRYSIQNPHAYVDSNLVGFINVLEGCRHNGVEHLVYASSSSVYGSNKNLPFSVADSVDHPVSLYAATKKANELMAHSYSHLYRIPTTGLRFFTVYGPWGRPDMAAFLFAKAIMEDRPIDVFNHGKMRRDFTYIDDIVTGIVRTLDSVPAPDPDYNAHEPTPERSAAPYRIYNIGNNQSVELNYFIELIEKRLGKEAQKNYLDMQPGDVEETCADVDALMNDVGFSPDTPIETGLNNFVDWYMSYYGG; encoded by the coding sequence ATGAAAATCATGGTAACAGGCGCGGCCGGTTTCATCGGCTTCCACACCAGCAAGCGGCTGCTCGAGCGTGGCGACACGGTCGTCGGCGTCGACAATATGAACGATTACTACGATGTTTCGCTGAAGGAGGCGCGGCTCGAACAGTTGCGGGCCTACCCGGCGTTCTCCTTTGAGCGAGTGGACCTGGCGGACCGGGACGGGATGGCGGCGCTCTTCAGCGGGCAGAAGCCGCAGCGCGTCATCAACCTGGCGGCCCAGGCCGGCGTCCGCTACTCCATCCAGAACCCGCACGCCTACGTGGATTCCAATCTGGTGGGCTTTATCAACGTGCTCGAAGGCTGCCGCCACAACGGCGTGGAGCACCTCGTGTACGCCTCGTCAAGCTCGGTCTACGGCAGCAACAAGAACCTGCCCTTTTCCGTCGCCGACAGCGTGGATCACCCGGTGAGCCTCTACGCGGCCACGAAGAAGGCCAACGAGCTGATGGCGCACAGCTACAGCCACCTCTACCGCATCCCGACGACGGGGCTGCGCTTCTTCACGGTCTACGGCCCCTGGGGACGCCCCGACATGGCCGCGTTTCTCTTCGCCAAAGCCATTATGGAGGACCGCCCGATTGACGTGTTCAACCACGGCAAGATGCGGCGGGATTTCACCTACATTGATGACATCGTGACCGGGATCGTCCGCACGCTGGACAGCGTCCCGGCGCCGGATCCGGACTACAACGCGCACGAGCCGACGCCCGAGCGCAGCGCGGCGCCCTACCGCATCTACAACATCGGCAACAACCAGTCGGTCGAGCTGAACTACTTCATCGAGCTCATCGAGAAGCGCCTGGGCAAAGAGGCGCAGAAGAACTATCTCGATATGCAGCCCGGCGACGTCGAGGAGACTTGCGCCGATGTGGACGCGCTCATGAACGATGTCGGCTTCAGCCCGGACACGCCAATCGAAACGGGTCTGAACAACTTCGTGGACTGGTACATGTCCTACTACGGCGGCTGA